One window from the genome of Nicotiana sylvestris chromosome 9, ASM39365v2, whole genome shotgun sequence encodes:
- the LOC104240770 gene encoding putative disease resistance RPP13-like protein 1, with amino-acid sequence MEIGLAVGGAFLSSALNVLFDRLAPQGELLKMFQRDKHDVRLLKKLRITLLGLQAVLCDAENKKASNQYVSQWLIELQDAVDSAENLMEEINYEVLRVKVEGQYQNLGETSNQQVSDLNLCLSDEFFLNIKEKLEDAIETLEELEKQIGRLDLTKYLDSDKQETRRLSTSVVDDSNIFGRQNEIEELVGRLLSVAVNGKNLTVIPIVGMAGIGKTTLAKAVYNDEKVKYHFDLKAWFCVSEPYDAFRITKGLLQEIGSFDLKMDNNLNQLQVKLKESLKGKKFLIVLDDVWNDNYNAWEDLKNLFVQGNAGSTIIVTTRKKSVAKTMGNEQISMDTLSSDVSWSLFKRHAFDNMDPKEHLEHVEVGKEIVAKCKGLPLALKTLAGILRSKSEIEGWKRILRSEVWELPDNGILPVLMLSYSDLPAHLKQCFSYCAIFPKDYPFRKKQVIQLWIANGLVQGLQKYETIEDLGNLFFLELQSRSLFERVPESSKNNAEKFLMHDLVNDLAQVASSKLCVRLEEYQESHMLKRSRHMSYSMGYGDFEKLQPLYKLEQLRTLLPIYNIELYGSSLSKRVLLNILPRLTSLRALSLSRYNIKELPDVLFIKLKLLRLVDLSLTQIIQLPDSICVLYNLEILLLSSCEFLKELPRQMEKLINLRHLDISGSSRLMMPLHLTKLKSLHVLLGAKFLVGDRSGSRMEDLGELCNLYGTLSIQQLENVADRREALKANMSGKEHIEKLLLEWSVSIADSSQNERDILGEVHPNPNIKELEINGYRGTNFPNWLADYSFSELVELSLSNCKDCYSLPALGQLPSLKFLAIRGMHRIIEVTEEFYGGSSSKKPFNSLEKLDFAEMLAWEQWHVLGNGEFPVLQHLSIEDCPKLIGKLPENLCSLTKLTISHCPKLNLETPVKFPSLKKFEVEGSPKVGVLFDHAELFLSQLQGMKQIVELYISDCHSLTSLPISSLPNTLKEIRIKRCEKLKLESSIGKMISRGSNMFLESLELEECDSIDDVSPELVPCARYLRVESCQSLTRLFIPNGAEDLKINKCENLEMLSVAQTTPLCNLFISNCEKLKSLPEHMQELFPSLRDLYLKNCPEIESFPEGGLPFNLEILGIRDCCELVNGRKEWHLQGLPSLTYLDIYHHGSENWDIMWELPCSIRSLTIDNLKTFSSQVLKSLTSLESLCTSNLPQIQSLLEEGLPTSLLKLTLSDHGELHSLPTDGLQRLISLQRLRIDNCPNLQYVPESTFPSSLSELHISSCSFLQSLRESALSSSLSNLFIYSCPNLQSLMLPSSLFELHIIDCRNLQSLPESALPPSLSKLIILTCPNLQSLPVKGMPSSISFLSIIDCPLLKPSLEFEKGEYWPNIAHIPNIVIDCECL; translated from the coding sequence ATGGAGATTGGCTTAGCAGTTGGAGGTGCATTTCTATCTTCAGCTTTGAATGTTCTCTTTGATAGGCTTGCTCCTCAGGGCGAGCTGCTGAAGATGTTTCAGAGGGACAAACATGATGTTCGATTATTAAAGAAGCTGAGAATTACCTTGCTTGGCCTTCAGGCTGTTCTATGTGATGCAGAGAATAAGAAGGCATCAAATCAATACGTGAGCCAGTGGCTTATTGAGCTTCAAGATGCTGTGGACAGTGCTGAAAACTTAATGGAAGAAATCAATTATGAAGTTCTGAGAGTTAAGGTGGAAGGTCAGTATCAAAATCTTGGAGAAACAAGCAACCAGCAAGTAAGTGACCTCAACTTGTGCTTGAGTGATGAATTTTTCCTTAACATAAAGGAGAAGTTGGAGGACGCCATTGAAACATTGGAGGAGTTGGAAAAGCAAATCGGTCGCCTTGATCTAACAAAGTATCTTGATTCAGATAAACAAGAAACTAGAAGACTTTCAACTTCTGTGGTTGATGACTCTAATATCTTTGGCAGGCAGAATGAAATAGAGGAATTGGTGGGCCGTTTACTATCTGTTGCTGTAAATGGCAAAAATTTGACAGTAATTCCTATTGTTGGAATGGCTGGGATTGGCAAGACAACACTTGCTAAAGCCGTTTACAACGATGAGAAGGTGAAATACCATTTTGATTTGAAAGCTTGGTTTTGTGTGTCTGAACCATATGATGCTTTCAGAATAACAAAAGGGTTACTTCAAGAAATAGGTTCATTTGACTTAAAGATGGATAACAATCTTAATCAGCTACAAGTCAAATTGAAGGAAAGCTTAAAGGGCAAAAAATTTCTTATTGTTCTGGATGATGTTTGGAATGACAACTATAATGCATGGGAGGACTTGAAAAATCTTTTTGTTCAAGGAAATGCAGGAAGTACGATCATTGTGACGACACGTAAGAAAAGTGTTGCCAAGACGATGGGTAATGAGCAAATTAGCATGGATACTTTGTCTAGTGATGTCTCTTGGTCTTTATTCAAAAGACATGCATTTGACAACATGGATCCTAAGGAACATCTAGAACATGTAGAAGTTGGGAAAGAAATCGTAGCTAAGTGCAAAGGATTGCCTTTAGCTCTGAAGACGCTTGCTGGCATTTTACGTTCCAAATCAGAGATTGAAGGGTGGAAACGTATTTTGAGAAGTGAAGTATGGGAGCTGCCAGACAATGGCATATTACCAGTATTGATGTTGAGCTACAGCGATCTTCCTGCACATTTAAAGCAATGTTTTTCCTACTGTGCAATATTTCCGAAAGATTATCCATTTCGGAAAAAACAAGTCATTCAGTTGTGGATTGCCAATGGTCTAGTACAGGGGTTGCAAAAATATGAAACAATTGAAGATTTAGGCAACCTATTCTTTCTCGAGTTGCAATCAAGGTCACTTTTCGAAAGGGTCCCAGAGTCTTCTAAAAATAATGCAGAGAAATTCTTAATGCATGACCTTGTCAATGATTTGGCCCAAGTTGCATCTTCAAAACTTTGTGTTAGGTTGGAAGAGTACCAAGAGTCTCATATGTTGAAACGAAGTCGACACATGTCCTATTCAATGGGCTATGGTGACTTTGAAAAGTTGCAACCTCTCTACAAATTGGAGCAGCTCAGGACATTGCTTCCAATCTACAATATCGAGCTATATGGTTCTTCTCTAAGCAAGAGGGTGTTGCTTAACATATTGCCAAGATTAACATCCTTAAGGGCACTATCATTGTCTCGTTATAATATCAAGGAGTTACCAGATGTcttgtttatcaaattaaaacTCCTAAGATTGGTGGACCTTTCTTTGACACAGATAATACAGTTACCGGATTCAATTTGTGTGCTCTATAACTTGGAGATACTTCTCTTGTCATCTTGTGAATTTCTTAAGGAGTTACCGCGGCAGATGGAGAAGTTGATAAACTTGCGTCACCTTGACATTAGCGGCAGTTCTCGCTTGATGATGCCGCTACATTTGACCAAGTTGAAAAGCCTTCATGTGTTATTGGGAGCTAAATTTCTTGTAGGTGATCGAAGTGGTTCAAGAATGGAAGATTTGGGTGAACTATGCAACTTGTATGGAACTCTATCAATTCAACAGTTGGAAAATGTGGCGGATAGAAGGGAAGCTTTGAAAGCAAACATGAGCGGTAAGGAACATATTGAGAAGTTATTATTGGAGTGGAGTGTAAGTATTGCGGACAGTTCACAAAATGAAAGAGACATACTTGGTGAGGTACATCCAAATCCAAACATAAAAGAACTTGAGATCAACGGATATAGAGGGACAAACTTTCCAAATTGGCTAGCTGATTATTCATTTTCTGAGCTGGTGGAATTGTCTCTAAGTAATTGCAAGGACTGTTATTCCTTGCCAGCATTAGGCCAGCTTCCTTCTTTGAAATTCCTTGCAATTCGAGGGATGCATCGAATAATAGAGGTGACTGAAGAATTTTATGGTGGTTCGTCCTCCAAAAAGCCTTTTAACTCTCTTGAAAAGCTTGATTTTGCAGAGATGTTGGCGTGGGAGCAGTGGCATGTACTAGGAAATGGGGAGTTCCCTGTACTTCAACACCTTTCAATTGAAGATTGCCCCAAGTTGATTGGAAAGTTGCCTGAAAATCTTTGTTCTCTGACAAAATTGACAATTTCACATTGTCCGAAACTCAATCTGGAGACACCTGTAAAATTTCCAAGTCTaaaaaagtttgaagttgaaggtTCTCCTAAGGTTGGAGTTCTTTTTGATCATGCGGAACTGTTTTTGTCTCAACTTCAGGGAATGAAACAGATAGTTGAATTATACATCAGTGATTGTCACTCTCTTACCTCCTTGCCTATTAGCAGTCTGCCAAATACCTTGAAAGAAATAAGGATAAAGCGTTGTGAGAAATTGAAATTGGAGTCGTCAATTGGTAAGATGATTTCAAGAGGAAGTAACATGTTTCTTGAAAGTTTGGAACTGGAAGAATGTGATTCTATAGATGATGTATCACCTGAGCTGGTCCCATGTGCACGCTATCTGAGAGTAGAAAGTTGTCAAAGCCTTACTAGACTTTTTATTCCCAATGGGGCTGAAGATCTCAAAATCAATAAATGTGAGAATCTTGAAATGCTTTCGGTGGCTCAGACGACGCCCTTGTGTAACTTGTTTATTAGCAACTGCGAGAAGCTGAAGTCGCTGCCAGAACATATGCAGGAGCTCTTTCCATCTCTTAGAGATCTGTACCTGAAAAATTGTCCAGAAATAGAGTCCTTTCCTGAAGGAGGATTGCCCTTCAATTTAGAAATCCTCGGGATCAGGGATTGCTGTGAACTGGTGAATGGCCGAAAGGAGTGGCATTTACAGGGACTCCCCTCTCTCACATATTTAGACATCTACCATCACGGTTCTGAAAACTGGGATATTATGTGGGAGTTGCCTTGCTCTATTCGAAGTCTTACCATAGACAATTTGAAAACATTTAGCAGCCAAGTTCTCAAAAGCCTCACCTCTCTTGAATCTCTATGTACTTCTAATTTACCTCAAATTCAGTCACTCTTGGAAGAAGGGCTTCCCACATCTCTTTTAAAGCTAACATTATCTGACCATGGTGAGCTCCATTCCCTACCGACCGACGGTCTTCAGCGCCTCATTTCTCTTCAACGTCTACGCATCGATAATTGCCCTAATCTCCAATATGTTCCAGAATCAACGTTTCCCTCTTCCCTCTCTGAGCTACATATTAGTAGCTGTAGTTTTCTCCAATCGCTTCGAGAATCAGCGCTGTCCTCCTCCCTCTCTAATCTTTTCATCTACAGTTGCCCTAATCTCCAATCTCTAATGCTGCCCTCCTCCCTCTTTGAGCTGCATATCATTGATTGCCGTAATCTCCAATCTCTTCCAGAATCAGCGCTGCCCCCCTCCCTCTCTAAGTTAATCATCCTTACATGCCCTAATCTCCAATCTCTTCCAGTAAAAGGGATGCCCTCTTCCATCTCTTTTCTGTCTATTATTGACTGCCCATTGCTCAAACCAAGTCTAGAATTTGAGAAGGGCGAATACTGGCCAAATATTGCTCATATTCCCAACATAGTGATCGATTGTGAATGCCTGTGA
- the LOC138877249 gene encoding uncharacterized protein, with product MRIANNIKSAIPQTESIGEYPKYVEKHFHSADKSLVGTLIAELMTMKFNGSRSIQNHIIEMTNIAARLQTFRMKVDDSFLVQFILNSLPPEYGPFQINYNTIKDKWNVSEFSSMLTQEESRLKKQGSHSINLIW from the coding sequence ATGAGAATTGCCAACAACATTAAGAGTGCTATTCCACAAACAGAAAGTATCGGGGAATACCCGAAGTATGTGGAAAAACATTTTCATTCTGCAGATAAGTCTCTCGTTGGTACATTAATAGCTGAACTCATGACCATGAAGTTTAATGGGTCGCGCAGTATACAAAATCATATCATCGAGATGACTAACATTGCAGCAAGACTTCAGACCTTTAGGATGAAAGTTGATGACTCCTTCTTGGTTCAGTTTATTCTGAACTCGTTGCCTCCTGAGTATGGACCTTTTCAAATTAACTATAACACTATTAAGGATAAGTGGAATGTTAGTGAATTTTCTAGTATGCTTACTCAAGAGGAGTCAAGACTTAAGAAACAAGGAAGTCATTCAATTAACCTCATCTGGTAA